The following are encoded in a window of Kitasatospora sp. NBC_01250 genomic DNA:
- a CDS encoding proline dehydrogenase family protein, giving the protein MLRSALLAASRSPQVRTVVEKFPPTHAIVERFVAGELLDDAVTACDDLVATGRKVTLDHLGEDTKDAAQAAGTAEAYEHLLAALKETGLAAGAEVSVKLSAVGQFLPVDGEKIALENARRICEAAADAGTTVTLDMEDHTTTDSTLSIARELRADFPWLGVVLQAYLRRTEEDCKEFAAAGSRVRLCKGAYKEPESVAFQGKHDVDLAYVRALKVLMAGEGYPMIASHDPNMIKIAGQLAEWNGRARDSFEYQMLYGIRPEEQLRLAQAGNTMRVYLPYGQEWYGYFMRRLAERPANLTFFLRAMATRG; this is encoded by the coding sequence ATGCTCCGTTCCGCCCTCCTTGCCGCGTCGCGCTCGCCGCAGGTGCGCACCGTCGTGGAGAAGTTCCCGCCGACCCACGCGATAGTCGAGCGCTTCGTCGCCGGCGAGCTGCTCGACGACGCCGTGACCGCCTGCGACGACCTGGTCGCCACCGGCCGCAAGGTCACCCTCGACCACCTCGGCGAGGACACCAAGGACGCCGCGCAGGCGGCCGGCACGGCCGAGGCGTACGAGCACCTGCTCGCCGCGCTGAAGGAGACCGGCCTGGCGGCGGGCGCCGAGGTCTCGGTCAAGCTCTCGGCGGTGGGCCAGTTCCTCCCGGTGGACGGCGAGAAGATCGCGCTGGAGAACGCCCGGCGGATCTGCGAGGCCGCGGCCGACGCGGGCACCACGGTCACCCTGGACATGGAGGACCACACCACCACCGACTCCACCCTGTCGATCGCGCGCGAGCTGCGCGCCGACTTCCCGTGGCTCGGCGTGGTGCTGCAGGCCTACCTGCGCCGTACCGAGGAGGACTGCAAGGAGTTCGCCGCGGCCGGCTCCCGGGTCCGGCTGTGCAAGGGCGCCTACAAGGAGCCCGAGTCGGTCGCCTTCCAGGGCAAGCACGACGTCGACCTGGCCTACGTCCGCGCCCTCAAGGTGCTGATGGCGGGCGAGGGCTACCCGATGATCGCCTCGCACGACCCCAACATGATCAAGATCGCCGGCCAGCTGGCCGAGTGGAACGGCCGCGCCCGCGACAGCTTCGAGTACCAGATGCTCTACGGCATCCGCCCCGAGGAGCAGCTGCGCCTGGCCCAGGCCGGCAACACCATGCGGGTGTACCTGCCGTACGGGCAGGAGTGGTACGGCTACTTCATGCGCCGCCTGGCCGAGCGTCCGGCCAACCTGACCTTCTTCCTGCGCGCGATGGCGACGCGGGGCTGA
- the pruA gene encoding L-glutamate gamma-semialdehyde dehydrogenase has translation MDAVTQVPAPVNEPVHSYAPGTPERARLEAKLKELGGQEPVQLTMTINGERRMGGGTEIHVVQPHNHAARLGTLRNATQDDAQEAIDTALAAAPAWQALSFDSRAAIFLKAADLLAGPWRETLAAATMLGQSKTAQQAEIDSSCELIDFLRFNVHFARQIIAEQPLSSDGVWNRSDHRPLEGFVYAITPFNFTAIAGNLPTAPALMGNVVLWKPSPTQQFSAHLLMQLLEEAGLPKGVINMVTGDGLAVSEVALKHPALAAIHFTGSTPTFQHLWREVGNNIAGYRTYPRIVGETGGKDFLVAHPSADPKVLKTAMTRGAFEFQGQKCSALSRAYVPASIWAGLKDEFKAEVEGLTMGDVTDLANFMSAVIDDRSFAKNKAAIDRAQADPAVEVLAGGTYDDSVGYFVRPTVLVCTDPAAEYFRDEYFGPILAVYVYEDEKYEEMLAQMESVSPYGLTGSIISQDRAAAQDAMHKLRFAAGNFYINDKPTGAVVGQQPFGGGRASGTNDKAGAKQNLARWTSTRSIKETFVPPTDYRYPHMG, from the coding sequence ATGGATGCTGTGACCCAGGTCCCCGCGCCGGTGAACGAGCCGGTCCACAGCTACGCCCCCGGCACCCCCGAACGGGCCCGCCTGGAGGCGAAGCTGAAGGAGCTGGGGGGCCAGGAGCCCGTCCAGCTGACCATGACGATCAACGGTGAGCGCCGGATGGGTGGCGGCACCGAGATCCACGTCGTCCAGCCGCACAACCACGCGGCTCGGCTCGGCACCCTGCGCAACGCCACCCAGGACGACGCGCAGGAGGCCATCGACACTGCCCTGGCGGCGGCCCCCGCCTGGCAGGCGCTCTCCTTCGACTCGCGCGCCGCGATCTTCCTCAAGGCCGCCGACCTGCTGGCCGGCCCGTGGCGCGAGACGCTGGCCGCGGCCACCATGCTCGGCCAGTCCAAGACCGCGCAGCAGGCCGAGATCGACTCCTCCTGCGAGCTGATCGACTTCCTGCGCTTCAACGTGCACTTCGCCCGGCAGATCATCGCCGAGCAGCCGCTCTCCTCGGACGGCGTGTGGAACCGCAGCGACCACCGCCCGCTGGAGGGCTTCGTCTACGCGATCACCCCGTTCAACTTCACCGCCATCGCGGGCAACCTGCCCACCGCCCCGGCGCTGATGGGCAACGTGGTGCTCTGGAAGCCGTCGCCCACCCAGCAGTTCTCCGCGCACCTGCTGATGCAGCTGCTGGAGGAGGCGGGCCTGCCCAAGGGCGTCATCAACATGGTGACCGGCGACGGCCTGGCCGTCTCCGAGGTGGCCCTCAAGCACCCGGCGCTGGCCGCCATCCACTTCACCGGCTCCACCCCGACCTTCCAGCACCTGTGGCGCGAGGTCGGCAACAACATCGCCGGCTACCGCACCTACCCGCGGATCGTCGGCGAGACCGGTGGCAAGGACTTCCTGGTCGCGCACCCGTCGGCCGACCCGAAGGTGCTGAAGACCGCGATGACCCGCGGCGCCTTCGAGTTCCAGGGCCAGAAGTGCTCGGCGCTCTCCCGCGCCTACGTCCCCGCCTCGATCTGGGCCGGTCTCAAGGACGAGTTCAAGGCCGAGGTCGAGGGCCTGACCATGGGCGACGTCACCGACCTGGCGAACTTCATGAGCGCCGTGATCGACGACCGCTCGTTCGCCAAGAACAAGGCCGCCATCGACCGCGCCCAGGCCGACCCGGCCGTCGAGGTGCTGGCCGGCGGCACCTACGACGACTCGGTGGGCTACTTCGTCCGTCCGACCGTGCTGGTCTGCACCGACCCGGCCGCCGAGTACTTCCGTGACGAGTACTTCGGCCCGATCCTCGCGGTGTACGTGTACGAGGACGAGAAGTACGAGGAGATGCTGGCCCAGATGGAGTCGGTCTCCCCCTACGGCCTGACCGGCTCGATCATCTCCCAGGACCGCGCGGCGGCCCAGGACGCGATGCACAAGCTGCGCTTCGCGGCCGGCAACTTCTACATCAACGACAAGCCCACCGGTGCGGTCGTCGGCCAGCAGCCGTTCGGCGGCGGCCGGGCCTCGGGGACCAACGACAAGGCCGGCGCCAAGCAGAACCTGGCCCGCTGGACCTCGACCCGCTCCATCAAGGAGACCTTCGTCCCGCCGACGGACTACCGCTACCCGCACATGGGCTGA
- a CDS encoding PucR family transcriptional regulator, whose product MPAPGLPVPGLPLRGIPLRQLLMSLGEPLVELQAAPAGLDVLVQDVAILDPEDPATANPGELILAIGARGRAALPALRAAGRARAAAVAVKLDAPGQADALREAATEAGVALLSVRRETRWEHLDALARAVIGGPDAPESAENPSSGSGTGDLFSLAQTTAVLTGGIVSIEDTSSRVLAYSRSADSDEVDDLRRLSILGWQGPEPYLSKLREWGIFQHLRTSDTVIAVEPHPELGLRRRLAIGIRAGAQPLGTIWVQEGSQPLTGQAEQALVGAARVAAAQLMRRRREVSADVRLTQTLLTGLLEGSTGPQSLATHLGLHQHRPATVLGYAAVGADLNRSEVTGLISVHAAARHRGALLAPIDTRIYVLLPELPAGLPMATVRAWAQEVVDAARDHLGVELRAAIGSTVNGLGAVPASRAQADRILDAMGRGGVVPEVAALIDVQAEVLVSEVLALLQERPALRDPRLSALTEYDARHGTRLAESVLAWLDALGEVRVAAQALHIHPNTLRYRVRRAEQLTGIDLAQPQQRLLAMLQLRLPADEEQ is encoded by the coding sequence ATGCCCGCTCCCGGCCTCCCCGTCCCCGGCCTCCCGCTCCGCGGCATCCCGCTGCGCCAACTGCTGATGTCGCTCGGCGAGCCGCTGGTCGAGCTGCAGGCCGCGCCGGCCGGACTCGACGTGCTCGTCCAGGACGTGGCGATCCTCGACCCCGAGGACCCGGCCACCGCCAACCCCGGCGAGCTCATCCTCGCCATCGGCGCCCGCGGCCGGGCCGCGCTGCCCGCGCTGCGCGCCGCCGGACGCGCCAGGGCCGCCGCCGTCGCCGTCAAGCTGGACGCCCCGGGGCAGGCCGACGCGCTGCGCGAGGCGGCCACCGAGGCGGGCGTGGCGCTGCTCTCGGTGCGCCGCGAGACCCGCTGGGAGCACCTGGACGCGCTGGCCAGGGCGGTCATCGGCGGCCCGGACGCACCGGAGAGCGCCGAGAATCCGTCCTCGGGCTCCGGCACCGGCGACCTCTTCTCGCTGGCCCAGACCACCGCCGTGCTGACCGGCGGCATCGTCTCCATCGAGGACACCTCCAGCCGGGTGCTCGCCTACTCCCGCTCGGCCGACTCCGACGAGGTGGACGACCTGCGACGGCTGTCCATCCTGGGCTGGCAGGGGCCCGAGCCCTACCTGTCCAAGCTCCGCGAGTGGGGCATCTTCCAGCACCTGCGCACCTCGGACACCGTGATCGCGGTCGAGCCGCACCCGGAGCTGGGCCTGCGCCGGCGCCTGGCGATCGGCATCCGGGCCGGTGCCCAGCCGCTCGGCACCATCTGGGTCCAGGAGGGCTCGCAGCCGCTCACCGGACAGGCCGAGCAGGCGCTGGTCGGCGCGGCCCGGGTGGCCGCCGCCCAGCTGATGCGCCGCCGGCGCGAGGTCTCCGCGGACGTCCGGCTGACCCAGACCCTGCTCACCGGACTGCTGGAGGGCAGCACCGGACCGCAGTCGCTGGCCACCCACCTCGGCCTGCACCAGCACCGCCCGGCCACCGTGCTGGGGTACGCGGCCGTCGGTGCGGACCTCAACCGCAGCGAGGTGACCGGGCTGATCTCGGTGCACGCCGCCGCCCGCCACCGCGGTGCGCTGCTGGCGCCCATCGACACCCGGATCTACGTGCTGCTGCCCGAACTGCCCGCCGGCCTGCCGATGGCCACCGTGCGGGCCTGGGCCCAGGAGGTGGTGGACGCCGCCCGCGACCACCTCGGCGTCGAGCTGCGGGCCGCGATCGGCAGCACCGTCAACGGGCTGGGCGCGGTGCCCGCCTCCCGCGCCCAGGCGGACCGGATCCTGGACGCGATGGGGCGCGGCGGCGTGGTGCCCGAGGTCGCCGCGCTGATCGACGTGCAGGCCGAGGTGCTGGTCAGCGAGGTGCTGGCGCTGCTCCAGGAGCGCCCGGCGCTGCGCGACCCGCGGCTGTCCGCGCTCACCGAGTACGACGCGCGGCACGGCACCCGGCTCGCCGAGTCGGTGCTGGCCTGGCTGGACGCGCTGGGCGAAGTACGGGTGGCCGCACAGGCGTTGCACATCCACCCCAACACCCTGCGCTACCGGGTGCGCCGGGCCGAGCAGTTGACCGGCATCGACCTCGCCCAGCCGCAGCAGCGGCTGCTGGCGATGCTCCAACTGCGGCTCCCCGCCGACGAGGAGCAGTAG
- a CDS encoding VOC family protein — protein MTSSDEGAPRVPARISIITLGVADLAASTAFYQALGWRRSTASTPEIAWFRTADSALGLVPSEQLAADAGIPAGGEPAFRGVTLAVNLESPRAVDEAFAVAVAAGAGVVKPPAATDWGGYGGYFEDPDGHLWELAHNPSFAFTADGRLDLP, from the coding sequence ATGACGAGCAGCGACGAGGGCGCCCCGCGGGTGCCCGCCCGGATCAGCATCATCACCCTGGGCGTGGCCGACCTGGCCGCCAGCACCGCCTTCTACCAGGCGCTGGGCTGGCGGCGCTCCACCGCCTCCACCCCCGAGATCGCCTGGTTCCGCACCGCCGACTCGGCGCTCGGCCTCGTCCCCTCCGAGCAGCTGGCCGCCGACGCCGGCATCCCGGCGGGCGGCGAGCCGGCCTTCCGCGGCGTGACGCTGGCGGTCAACCTGGAGTCGCCCCGGGCGGTGGACGAGGCGTTCGCGGTCGCCGTGGCGGCGGGCGCCGGCGTGGTCAAGCCGCCGGCCGCCACCGACTGGGGCGGCTACGGCGGCTACTTCGAGGACCCGGACGGCCACCTCTGGGAGCTGGCCCACAACCCGTCCTTCGCGTTCACCGCCGACGGCCGGCTGGACCTGCCCTGA
- a CDS encoding SRPBCC family protein has protein sequence MKTDFNHYRLTSAWQLPAPAAQVYRVLREVEHYPRWWPQVREVRQLDADSGRLRIRSVLPYELLLTATARREEAAPGGRGGVLEAALAGDLAGWSRWTVRPDGPGAALAVFEEDVRGGRPLMRLLALPARPLFLANHALMMRAGHRGLRRYLLDGG, from the coding sequence CTGAAGACCGACTTCAACCACTACCGGCTGACCAGCGCCTGGCAGCTGCCCGCACCCGCCGCGCAGGTCTACCGGGTGCTGCGCGAGGTGGAGCACTATCCGCGCTGGTGGCCGCAGGTCCGCGAGGTCCGGCAGCTGGACGCCGACTCGGGGCGGCTGCGGATCCGCTCGGTGCTGCCCTACGAGCTGCTCCTCACCGCCACCGCGCGCCGCGAGGAGGCGGCCCCGGGCGGCCGGGGCGGGGTCCTGGAGGCCGCGCTGGCCGGCGATCTGGCCGGCTGGTCCCGCTGGACGGTGCGCCCGGACGGGCCCGGCGCCGCGCTGGCCGTCTTCGAGGAGGACGTGCGCGGCGGCCGGCCGCTGATGCGGCTGCTCGCGCTGCCCGCCCGGCCGCTCTTCCTCGCCAACCACGCGCTGATGATGCGCGCCGGCCATCGCGGCCTGCGCCGCTACCTGCTCGACGGCGGGTAG
- a CDS encoding MFS transporter: protein MADLSPAGPGLPNAQLSGTRLSEALLPLELAPRTQLQLAAVSRWNALRGVRVGLCAAALLLLLIGANLATPVYPLLQQRLGLTAFDTTLLFTVYVFALVPVLAAVGHWSDLVGRRALILPAVCLAASGDAIFATANSFGQLAAGRAVQGIAVALATGAAGAALGDLLPDHPTLAAKLTLACSAGGVALGPVVGASLAGGSHPLLTPFLAHAVALLVLCVPLALVHPRMPGARRPHNAPPRVTAPLHLRPRRLALPAQGRRTFLLAAGAGFVSYAVFGVYLSLAPAFSAGLLHTHSRMVGAVVAALLLGSSALAQLLIPPTTDRRLIALGMTGLALGLALVVTAQYAHQPALLFLGSVLGGACQGIAFRSLFTTAVAAMDPARRASEMSTLWVIVYLGSSLPIVAVGALSQHYGLLPAVSGFAVIAATACLALAGAVLRRR, encoded by the coding sequence ATGGCGGACCTCTCCCCTGCCGGTCCCGGCCTGCCCAACGCGCAGTTGTCCGGTACCCGGCTCTCGGAGGCCCTGCTCCCCCTGGAGCTCGCACCACGCACCCAGCTCCAACTCGCCGCGGTCAGCCGCTGGAACGCACTGCGCGGCGTGCGCGTCGGCCTCTGTGCCGCCGCCCTCCTCCTGCTCCTGATCGGAGCCAACCTCGCCACCCCGGTCTACCCCCTGCTCCAGCAGCGGCTCGGTCTGACCGCCTTCGACACCACGCTGCTCTTCACGGTCTACGTCTTCGCGCTGGTGCCGGTGCTCGCCGCGGTGGGCCACTGGTCCGACCTGGTCGGCCGCCGCGCGCTGATCCTGCCGGCCGTCTGCCTGGCCGCCAGCGGCGACGCGATCTTCGCCACCGCCAACAGCTTCGGCCAGCTGGCCGCGGGCCGGGCCGTCCAGGGCATCGCGGTCGCGCTGGCCACCGGCGCCGCCGGCGCGGCGCTCGGCGACCTGCTGCCCGACCACCCGACGCTGGCCGCCAAGCTCACCCTGGCCTGCTCGGCCGGCGGCGTGGCGCTGGGCCCCGTGGTCGGCGCCTCGCTCGCGGGCGGCTCCCACCCCCTGCTGACGCCCTTCCTGGCCCATGCGGTCGCGCTGCTGGTGCTCTGCGTCCCGCTGGCCCTGGTGCACCCCCGGATGCCCGGCGCCCGCCGCCCGCACAACGCGCCCCCGCGCGTCACCGCCCCGCTCCACCTGCGCCCGCGCCGCCTGGCGCTGCCCGCCCAGGGCCGCCGCACCTTCCTGCTCGCGGCCGGCGCCGGCTTCGTCTCCTACGCCGTCTTCGGCGTCTACCTGAGCCTGGCCCCGGCCTTCTCGGCCGGCCTGCTGCACACCCACTCACGCATGGTCGGCGCCGTGGTCGCCGCCCTGCTGCTCGGCTCCTCGGCCCTCGCCCAGCTCCTCATACCGCCCACCACCGACCGCCGCCTGATCGCCCTGGGCATGACCGGCCTCGCCCTCGGCCTGGCCCTGGTGGTCACCGCCCAGTACGCCCACCAGCCGGCCCTGCTCTTCCTCGGCAGCGTCCTCGGCGGCGCCTGCCAGGGCATCGCCTTCCGCTCCCTGTTCACCACCGCCGTCGCCGCCATGGACCCGGCCCGCCGCGCCAGCGAGATGAGCACCCTCTGGGTCATCGTCTACCTCGGCAGCTCGCTCCCCATCGTCGCCGTCGGCGCCCTCTCCCAGCACTACGGCCTCCTCCCGGCCGTCAGCGGCTTCGCCGTCATCGCCGCCACCGCCTGCCTCGCCCTGGCGGGCGCCGTGCTGCGCCGACGCTAG
- a CDS encoding metal-sulfur cluster assembly factor, protein MSDTEAGTPAAAEAEAPTEGPTVIVGTTAGTVSVEDLTEALMDVVDPELGIDVVNLGLIYGIHIDESDVATIDMTLTSAACPLTDVIEDQARTATDGLVQDLRINWVWMPPWGPDKITDDGREQLRALGFNV, encoded by the coding sequence ATGAGCGACACCGAGGCCGGCACCCCGGCCGCCGCTGAGGCCGAGGCCCCGACCGAGGGCCCGACGGTCATCGTCGGCACCACGGCCGGCACCGTCTCCGTCGAGGACCTGACCGAGGCCCTGATGGACGTCGTCGACCCCGAGCTGGGCATCGACGTGGTCAACCTGGGCCTGATCTACGGCATCCACATCGACGAGTCCGACGTGGCCACCATCGACATGACGCTGACCTCCGCGGCCTGCCCGCTGACCGACGTCATCGAGGACCAGGCCAGGACGGCCACCGACGGCCTCGTCCAGGACCTGCGGATCAACTGGGTCTGGATGCCGCCGTGGGGCCCGGACAAGATCACCGACGACGGTCGCGAGCAGCTGCGGGCGCTGGGGTTCAACGTCTGA
- the sufU gene encoding Fe-S cluster assembly sulfur transfer protein SufU, translated as MKLDSMYQEIILDHYRNPHGKGLRDGDAEVHHVNPTCGDEITLRVRLDGPVVADISYESQGCSISQASASVLNDLVVGKTVGDAQAIQEAFLELMQSKGQGEGDEEVLEDAVAFAGVSKYPARVKCALLSWMAWKDATAKALAEQPAITD; from the coding sequence ATGAAGCTCGACTCCATGTACCAGGAGATCATCCTGGACCACTACCGCAACCCCCACGGCAAGGGGCTGCGGGACGGCGACGCCGAGGTGCACCACGTCAACCCGACCTGCGGTGACGAGATCACCCTGCGGGTGCGGCTGGACGGTCCGGTGGTCGCGGACATCTCCTACGAGTCGCAGGGCTGCTCGATCAGCCAGGCCAGCGCCTCGGTGCTGAACGACCTGGTGGTCGGCAAGACGGTCGGCGACGCGCAGGCCATCCAGGAGGCGTTCCTGGAACTGATGCAGAGCAAGGGCCAGGGCGAGGGCGACGAGGAGGTGCTGGAGGACGCGGTCGCGTTCGCCGGCGTCTCCAAGTACCCCGCCCGGGTCAAGTGCGCCCTGCTGAGCTGGATGGCCTGGAAGGACGCCACCGCGAAGGCGCTGGCCGAGCAGCCCGCCATCACCGACTGA
- a CDS encoding cysteine desulfurase, which produces MLSGSALSGLLDTDAIRKDFPVLQRVLHDGKPLVYLDNAATSQKPRQVLEALNAYYEQHNANVHRGVHVLAEEATALYEGARDKVAAFINAPSRDEVIFTKNASESLNLVANMLGWADEPYRVDADAEIVITEMEHHSNIVPWQLLSQRTGAKLKWFGLTDEGRLDLSNIEQLITEKTKIVSFTLVSNLLGTVNPVEAIVRRAQDVGALVLIDASQAAPHMVLDVQALEADFVAFTGHKMLGPTGIGVLWGRQELLEDLPPFLGGGEMIETVTMGSSTYAPAPHKFEAGTPPIAQAVGLGAAIDYLSNIGMERIAAHEHAITEYAVNRLQEVPDLRIIGPRTAVDRGAAISFVLGDVHPHDVGQVLDEQGIAVRVGHHCARPVCLRYGIPATTRASFYLYSTPGEVDQLIDGLHHVRNFFG; this is translated from the coding sequence ATCCTCTCCGGCTCGGCGCTGAGCGGTCTGCTCGACACCGACGCGATCCGCAAGGACTTCCCGGTCCTGCAGCGCGTGCTGCACGACGGCAAGCCCCTGGTCTACCTGGACAACGCGGCCACCTCGCAGAAGCCCCGGCAGGTGCTGGAGGCGCTCAACGCGTACTACGAGCAGCACAACGCCAACGTGCACCGCGGCGTGCACGTGCTGGCCGAAGAGGCCACCGCGCTGTACGAGGGTGCCCGGGACAAGGTCGCGGCGTTCATCAACGCGCCGAGCCGGGACGAGGTGATCTTCACCAAGAACGCCTCGGAGTCGCTCAACCTGGTTGCCAACATGCTCGGTTGGGCCGACGAGCCGTACCGCGTCGACGCGGACGCGGAGATCGTCATCACCGAGATGGAGCACCACTCCAACATCGTGCCGTGGCAGCTGCTCTCGCAGCGCACCGGCGCGAAGCTGAAGTGGTTCGGGCTGACCGACGAGGGCCGGCTCGACCTGTCCAACATCGAGCAGCTGATCACCGAGAAGACGAAGATCGTCTCCTTCACGCTGGTCTCCAACCTGCTCGGCACCGTCAACCCGGTCGAGGCGATCGTCCGCCGCGCCCAGGACGTCGGCGCGCTGGTGCTGATCGACGCCTCCCAGGCCGCCCCGCACATGGTGCTGGACGTGCAGGCGCTGGAGGCCGACTTCGTCGCCTTCACCGGTCACAAGATGCTCGGGCCCACCGGCATCGGCGTGCTCTGGGGGCGCCAGGAGCTGCTGGAGGACCTGCCGCCGTTCCTCGGCGGCGGCGAGATGATCGAGACCGTCACCATGGGCTCGTCCACCTACGCCCCCGCGCCGCACAAGTTCGAGGCCGGCACCCCGCCGATCGCCCAGGCGGTCGGGCTCGGCGCGGCCATCGACTACCTGTCGAACATCGGCATGGAGCGGATCGCCGCGCACGAGCACGCGATCACCGAGTACGCGGTCAACCGCCTGCAGGAGGTCCCGGACCTGCGCATCATCGGCCCGCGCACGGCCGTGGACCGCGGTGCCGCGATCTCCTTCGTGCTCGGCGACGTGCACCCGCACGACGTGGGCCAGGTGCTGGACGAGCAGGGCATCGCCGTGCGCGTCGGTCACCACTGCGCGCGGCCGGTCTGCCTGCGGTACGGAATTCCGGCGACCACCCGGGCGTCGTTCTACCTGTACTCGACGCCGGGCGAGGTCGACCAGCTGATCGACGGCCTGCACCACGTCCGCAACTTCTTCGGCTGA
- the sufC gene encoding Fe-S cluster assembly ATPase SufC: protein MATLEIRDLHVSVETESGPREILRGVDLTVKQGETHAIMGPNGSGKSTLAYTLAGHPKYTVTSGEVLLDGEDVLAMSVDERARAGVFLAMQYPVEVPGVSVSNFLRTAATAIRGEAPKLRTWVKEVKEAMATLQMDPAFAERNVNEGFSGGEKKRHEILQLELLKPKIAILDETDSGLDVDALRQVSEGINRVRATGEVGTLLVTHYTRILRYIKPDYVHVFSAGRIVESGGAELADKLENEGYEAYVKGGASE, encoded by the coding sequence ATGGCAACCCTTGAAATCCGTGACCTGCACGTCTCCGTCGAGACCGAGTCGGGCCCGCGCGAGATCCTGCGCGGCGTCGACCTGACGGTCAAGCAGGGCGAGACCCACGCCATCATGGGCCCCAACGGCTCCGGCAAGTCCACCCTGGCCTACACCCTGGCCGGTCACCCGAAGTACACCGTCACCAGCGGCGAGGTGCTGCTGGACGGCGAGGACGTGCTCGCGATGTCCGTCGACGAGCGCGCCCGGGCCGGTGTCTTCCTGGCCATGCAGTACCCGGTCGAGGTTCCCGGCGTCTCGGTCTCCAACTTCCTGCGCACCGCGGCCACCGCGATCCGCGGCGAGGCCCCCAAGCTGCGCACCTGGGTGAAGGAGGTCAAGGAGGCCATGGCGACGCTGCAGATGGACCCGGCCTTCGCCGAGCGCAACGTCAACGAGGGCTTCTCCGGCGGTGAGAAGAAGCGCCACGAGATCCTCCAGCTGGAGCTGCTCAAGCCGAAGATCGCGATCCTGGACGAGACCGACTCGGGCCTGGACGTCGACGCGCTGCGCCAGGTCTCCGAGGGCATCAACCGGGTGCGCGCGACCGGCGAGGTCGGCACCCTGCTGGTCACCCACTACACCCGCATCCTGCGGTACATCAAGCCCGACTACGTTCACGTCTTCTCGGCCGGCCGGATCGTCGAGTCCGGTGGCGCGGAGCTGGCCGACAAGCTGGAGAACGAGGGCTACGAGGCTTACGTGAAGGGCGGCGCTTCCGAGTGA
- a CDS encoding non-heme iron oxygenase ferredoxin subunit, translating to MSYQRVCSLSELGEDTPKRVELGGGLAISVVRTEGEVFAINDICSHANVSLSEGEVEDCRIECWLHGSTFDLRTGKPSGLPATRPVPVYPVKIEGDDVLVSVTQES from the coding sequence ATGAGCTACCAGCGTGTCTGCTCGCTGAGCGAGCTGGGCGAGGACACCCCCAAGCGGGTGGAGCTGGGCGGCGGTCTGGCGATCTCCGTCGTGCGCACCGAGGGGGAGGTGTTCGCGATCAACGACATCTGCTCGCACGCGAACGTCTCGCTCTCCGAGGGCGAGGTCGAGGACTGCCGGATCGAGTGCTGGCTGCACGGCTCCACGTTCGACCTGCGCACCGGCAAGCCCTCGGGACTGCCCGCCACCCGGCCGGTCCCCGTTTACCCCGTAAAGATCGAAGGGGACGATGTGCTCGTCTCCGTCACCCAGGAGTCCTGA